One region of Eremothecium gossypii ATCC 10895 chromosome II, complete sequence genomic DNA includes:
- the NAF1 gene encoding RNA-binding snoRNP assembly protein (Syntenic homolog of Saccharomyces cerevisiae YNL124W (NAF1)) → MRWASVAAALRSASDIGRMALEDSEATHSTTGVQPDDATGPDREAQGAESSSTAAPEHIHTQNADGTQPGEGSAALVADGETVAAGLRAGAQWADETVTVELPEDVSEADCLSSDEEGLGATPAAAAMQTSAEQGGSDGGSAEQGGSDDSSSESSADEADAALSDAELDEEEDAPQGPVRSKNELVEEPLPEIPADFVVESDTPILEIGTIKSAFDQNIIVQAMLSGEQRVLQEGSIFCLADRTVVGPVCEVFGKLSNPFYRVTFPKDAAEKFELFKNQLGAQVFLVQPKAHWLDTFEIKQVRGTDASNGVDEEVPEDEQEFSDDEAEAEFKRQKKLAKKRKAGNQDEKPRGKLSLEGRTGLPRMQVPSSLARASDRAPTYKPRSARQQRPVPPSHSRPQDQRASVAQPAHSAVPYAPLAAQPAPPVSYSQTAFPQATQPQMYPTSDPMAAPNQWYHNAAMQQVFHPAMMPQQYNPQQYAPPHFPQQYAGTYLPPQQYQEQLAPQPPVGQYNQAQLLQQLLLQQHNQNQQQQNQQNQQNQYPYPYNYQQHQPPH, encoded by the coding sequence ATGCGATGGGCTTCTGTAGCTGCAGCACTGCGCAGCGCAAGCGATATTGGGAGAATGGCACTAGAAGACAGCGAGGCGACACATTCAACAACCGGGGTACAGCCGGATGATGCGACTGGGCCGGATAGGGAAGCACAAGGCGCAGAGAGCTCGAGCACAGCTGCGCCAGAGCACATTCACACACAAAACGCGGACGGCACCCAGCCTGGTGAGGGCTCTGCCGCGCTCGTCGCGGACGGGGAGACGGTTGCGGCCGGTCTTAGGGCTGGCGCGCAATGGGCGGACGAGACGGTGACTGTGGAACTACCGGAAGACGTCAGCGAGGCGGATTGCCTGAGTTCGGACGAGGAGGGGCTCGGCGCGACAccggctgcggctgctATGCAGACAAGCGCGGAGCAAGGTGGCAGCgacggcggcagcgcagAGCAGGGCGGCAGCGACGACAGCAGCTCTGAGAGCAGTGCTGATGAGGCCGACGCCGCGCTTTCGGATGCCGAGCTGGACGAAGAGGAGGATGCACCACAGGGGCCCGTGCGCTCGAAGAACGAGCTTGTGGAGGAGCCGCTGCCGGAGATCCCGGCCGACTTTGTTGTGGAATCCGACACTCCGATCTTGGAGATCGGCACGATCAAATCCGCGTTCGACCAGAACATAATTGTGCAGGCCATGCTCTCCGGGGAACAGCGGGTGCTGCAGGAAGGCTCGATTTTCTGTCTGGCGGACCGCACGGTTGTGGGGCCCGTCTGCGAGGTCTTTGGGAAACTTTCGAACCCGTTCTACAGGGTGACGTTCCCTAAGGACGCTGCCGAGAAGTTCGAGCTGTTCAAGAACCAGTTGGGCGCGCAGGTATTCCTGGTGCAGCCAAAGGCTCATTGGCTGGACACCTTTGAGATCAAGCAGGTACGCGGCACCGATGCCTCGAACGGCGTAGACGAGGAAGTGCCAGAAGATGAACAGGAGTTTTCTGACGACGAGGCTGAGGCCGAATTCAAACGGCAGAAGAAGCTGGCGAAGAAGCGGAAGGCTGGGAACCAAGATGAGAAACCGCGCGGGAAGCTCTCGTTGGAAGGGCGGACCGGCTTGCCTCGCATGCAGGTGCCCTCATCGTTAGCTCGCGCTAGCGATAGAGCGCCGACGTACAAACCGCGCAGCGCTCGTCAGCAACGACCAGTACCGCCCTCACACAGCAGGCCACAGGATCAGAGAGCCTCTGTGGCGCAGCCTGCTCATTCGGCGGTGCCGTACGCGCCACTTGCCGCCCAACCCGCACCACCCGTTTCGTACTCTCAGACAGCGTTTCCGCAGGCAACCCAGCCGCAGATGTATCCTACGAGTGATCCAATGGCTGCACCAAACCAATGGTACCATAATGCGGCGATGCAGCAGGTTTTCCACCCGGCTATGATGCCGCAGCAGTACAACCCTCAGCAATATGCACCACCTCACTTTCCTCAGCAGTATGCAGGGACGTATTTACCGCCCCAGCAGTACCAagagcagctggcgccgcAACCTCCTGTAGGTCAGTATAACCAGGCACAGTTATTGCAGCAGCTACTACTGCAGCAGCATAATCAGAACCAGCAACAGCAAAACCAGCAAAACCAGCAAAACCAGTACCCGTACCCGTACAATTACCAGCAACACCAACCTCCGCATTAA
- the YTA7 gene encoding chromatin segregase YTA7 (Syntenic homolog of Saccharomyces cerevisiae YGR270W (YTA7)), whose translation MARHTRRSHQHVNDEDTGSEIYDKNGIKHTTPRSLKKINYAEIENSYDYMEDYDEGDKEEEPAELENNGRSKGLVGRERGREPEEDEDEEGPVRGRRSRKRTYVDVEEDESFHEEEAEDEDEEALDDDEDEDEEERNWRRRREHQFVVEDEDDDEDEEDDYGAQKKRGRRRTRRGRSRLTERRSPPRKLRTRRTRSSVNMYDSEHDGTGEALTLEDEIRELQEDSPIREKRSLRERTKPVNYTLPPPLTDNQMNVDGTAAPAYGSFHSPRGKRGLHSGQSFGPIRRLFPTGGPFGGNDVTAIFGHNTNFYATAQDPTVANNKFIDSDSSDDEILPLGSTPKPKSSEAKKKKKPEIADLDPLGVDMNINFDDIGGLDNYIDQLKEMVALPLLYPELYQNFNITPPRGVLFYGPPGTGKTLMARALAASCSTEKRKITFYMRKGADILSKWVGEAERQLRLLFEEAKKHQPSIIFFDEIDGLAPVRSSKQEQIHASIVSTMLALMDGMDNRGQVIVIGATNRPDAVDPALRRPGRFDREFYFPLPDIRARAKILEIHTRKWHPPVSSAFIEKLASLTKGYGGADLRALCTEAALNSIQRRFPQIYQSEVKLAINPREVQVKAKDFMIAMEKITPSSARSSGNLAEPLPRTIAVLLNDQFEEIKQKLNSILPEASSKSHRGSSLIKEYLEYEDEEDEEDGEDNIEGTGIHSSNGFSRHEFFKMLDQARTVKPKLLITGPAGNGQQYIGSALLHHLEDYNIQNLDLGTLLSESLRTMESAIVQTFIEAKKRQPSVIYIPNADIWSRTVPESAIMTLASLFRSLKTNERVLLLAIAEGFTEEELHNTPLSLFGFDLNIVSIREPSTAQRHNYFKTLEELLKMKPTKFREKRKRKKPLPVLPVCDTPSNDDIGSDGELLTEDEKLRRKLKSYHHQDMKLKNTLKIKLSGLMDLFKGRYKRFRKPPIEDSLLIHLFEPEAYASNPEWQPAYVREDDMILEVSTGRKYYNMDLDIIEERLWNGYYSEPKQYLKDIELIYRDANTTGDRERIIKASEMFANAQMGIEEISTPELIQECRDTRQRELLRQQLYLRDQQKKIHEEEAKLEQEKKDPTFPNDDNHPEEADLSVGAGQQLHSPSQMSHEACESHAEDGLGVPHGFENNTYAIGDNTPETIDNGSPKPLEDFCGEDKTVPDDKSVPERFVQEGEASEMGFIPKTPSARPVSMHSNPSSKESVVAPMQKTGLEVNSIEDTSVAVQSELTRDEDLPMTPEPAFILDETVLAKIISMLKTKTQGFTVEQLETCYAAVLELVWEARSSWDKTSVIKQIEKYIGM comes from the coding sequence ATGGCGCGTCATACAAGGAGATCGCATCAGCACGTGAACGACGAAGATACAGGTAGCGAAATATACGATAAAAATGGGATCAAGCACACGACGCCGAGGTCGCTGAAGAAGATCAATTACGCGGAAATCGAAAACAGTTACGATTATATGGAGGACTACGATGAAGGAGACAAGGAAGAGGAGCCTGCAGAACTGGAGAACAACGGGCGGAGCAAGGGACTGGTAGGCCGCGAGCGCGGGCGGGAGccggaggaggacgaggacgaggagggGCCAGTCCGGgggcggcgcagccggAAACGCACTTATGTGGAtgtggaggaggacgagaGCTTCCacgaggaggaggcggaggacgaggacgaggaggcgctggacgacgatgaggacgaggacgaggaggagcggaactggcggcggcggcgcgagCACCAGTTTGTTGTAGAGGACGAGGATGAtgacgaggacgaggaggacgacTATGGAGCACAGAAAAAAcgcggcaggcggcggACCCGGCGTGGCAGGTCGCGGCTAACAGAGCGGCGTTCGCCGCCACGCAAGCTGCGGACACGCCGGACGCGATCGTCTGTGAACATGTATGACAGTGAGCATGACGGGACTGGCGAAGCGTTGACGCTGGAGGACGAGATTCGGGAACTGCAGGAGGATTCGCCCATCCGCGAGAAACGGTCGCTGCGGGAGCGCACAAAGCCGGTAAATTACACGCTGCCCCCACCCCTGACTGATAACCAAATGAACGTTGATGGCACTGCTGCACCAGCGTACGGGAGCTTCCATTCTCCCAGAGGCAAGCGTGGGCTACACTCGGGACAAAGTTTTGGACCTATCAGGCGATTGTTTCCAACGGGCGGCCCTTTCGGCGGAAACGATGTGACAGCTATATTCGGCCACAACACCAACTTTTATGCAACGGCTCAAGATCCGACTGTGGCCAATAACAAGTTTATCGATTCGGACTCTTCAGATGACGAAATTTTGCCGCTGGGAAGTACCCCCAAACCAAAAAGCTCCGAAGCTAAGAAAAAGAAAAAGCCGGAGATTGCAGATCTGGATCCGTTAGGAGTAGATATGAATATTAATTTTGATGACATTGGCGGTCTGGATAACTACATAGACCAGCTGAAGGAGATGGTTGCGTTGCCGTTACTCTATCCGGAGCTCTATCAAAATTTCAACATCACACCTCCGCGTGGTGTGCTCTTCTATGGGCCACCAGGTACGGGTAAGACGCTTATGGCTAGAGCGTTGGCAGCGAGCTGCTCAACTGAAAAGAGGAAGATTACGTTCTATATGCGCAAGGGGGCCGATATCCTGTCGAAATGGGTTGGCGAAGCTGAGAGACAGCTTCGACTGCTGTTTGAGGAGGCTAAGAAGCACCAGCCTTCGATAATTTTCTTTGACGAGATTGATGGCCTGGCCCCGGTTAGGAGTTCAAAGCAAGAACAAATCCATGCCAGCATCGTATCTACCATGTTGGCGTTAATGGATGGAATGGACAATAGGGGACAAGTGATTGTAATCGGTGCTACTAATAGACCGGATGCAGTAGACCCTGCTTTAAGACGACCAGGTAGATTTGACAGAGAGTTTTATTTCCCTCTGCCTGACATACGAGCCAGAGCGAAGATTCTGGAAATTCACACCAGGAAATGGCATCCTCCAGTATCAAGTGCGTTTATAGAAAAGCTTGCTTCTTTGACGAAAGGATACGGTGGAGCAGATCTTAGAGCGCTATGTACAGAGGCGGCCTTGAATAGCATTCAGCGAAGATTCCCGCAAATATATCAAAGTGAGGTCAAGTTGGCAATAAACCCAAGGGAAGTGCAGGTTAAAGCTAAAGACTTTATGATTGCTATGGAAAAAATTACACCGTCTTCCGCGCGGTCGAGTGGGAACTTGGCCGAACCCTTACCTCGTACCATAGCGGTTCTGCTAAACGATCAGTTCGAGGAAATAAAACAAAAATTGAATAGCATTTTGCCTGAAGCGTCAAGTAAGTCTCATCGCGGTTCTTCGCTAATTAAAGAATACCTGGAGTAcgaagatgaagaagatgaagaagatgGAGAAGATAATATCGAAGGCACAGGTATCCACTCGTCGAACGGCTTCAGCAGACATGAATTTTTCAAGATGCTTGATCAGGCTAGGACCGTTAAACCAAAGTTGTTAATAACAGGTCCGGCTGGCAATGGCCAACAATATATTGGTTCCGCGCTTTTGCATCATTTAGAGGATTACAATATTCAGAATCTTGATTTAGGCACATTACTCTCGGAAAGTTTAAGGACAATGGAGTCCGCTATTGTGCAGACATTTATTGAGGCGAAAAAACGACAACCATCAGTAATCTACATCCCTAATGCTGATATTTGGTCAAGAACGGTCCCCGAAAGTGCCATAATGACCTTGGCAAGCTTATTTAGATCTTTGAAAACGAATGAGAGAGTGTTACTTTTAGCTATTGCGGAAGGCTTCACCGAAGAAGAGTTACATAACACACCTTTGTCGTTATTTGGCTTTGACCTGAATATTGTCTCTATTAGAGAACCATCTACTGCCCAAAGACACAACTACTTCAAAACTCTCGAAGAGTTACTGAAAATGAAGCCCACTAAGTTTCGAGAGAAGAGGAAAAGAAAAAAGCCACTGCCGGTACTACCCGTGTGCGATACTCCCAGCAACGATGATATCGGTTCTGATGGTGAACTATTAACCGAAGACGAAAAGTTGAGGAGGAAGTTAAAATCATACCATCACCAAGACATGAAATTGAAGAATACTTTGAAGATAAAGCTTTCCGGTCTGATGGATCTATTTAAGGGGCGTTATAAAAGATTTAGGAAACCGCCCATTGAGGATTCCTTGCTTATTCATCTATTTGAACCAGAAGCCTATGCCTCAAATCCTGAATGGCAACCGGCTTATGTAAGAGAAGATGACATGATTTTAGAAGTTTCAACCGGCAGGAAGTACTACAATATGGATTTGGATATTATAGAAGAAAGGTTGTGGAACGGGTATTACTCTGAACCGAAACAGTATTTGAAGGATATCGAGTTAATTTACCGCGATGCTAATACAACTGGTGACCGAGAGCGTATAATAAAAGCGTCAGAGATGTTTGCAAACGCACAGATGGGCATTGAAGAAATATCTACGCCTGAGCTTATCCAGGAGTGCAGGGATACACGTCAAAGAGAACTATTAAGGCAGCAGTTGTATTTACGCGACCAGCAGAAAAAGATACACGAGGAAGAAGCTAAGCTCGAGCAGGAGAAAAAGGATCCGACTTTTCCAAATGACGATAATCATCCAGAAGAGGCCGACTTAAGCGTTGGGGCTGGACAGCAATTGCATAGCCCATCACAAATGTCTCATGAGGCTTGTGAAAGCCACGCAGAAGATGGACTGGGGGTACCACATGGCTTTGAAAATAACACATATGCTATTGGAGATAACACACCAGAGACGATCGATAACGGGTCTCCTAAACCCCTAGAGGACTTTTGCGGGGAAGACAAGACTGTCCCTGACGACAAATCCGTGCCAGAACGATTTGTTCAAGAGGGAGAAGCTTCTGAGATGGGCTTTATCCCGAAAACACCTTCCGCCAGACCCGTCTCCATGCACTCAAATCCATCAAGCAAAGAATCCGTAGTTGCTCCTATGCAAAAGACTGGGTTAGAAGTGAACAGTATCGAGGACACGTCAGTCGCTGTTCAATCAGAACTGACCCGCGATGAAGACTTACCCATGACTCCTGAACCGGCCTTTATCCTGGATGAAACCGTTTTAGCGAAAATAATCTCGATGTTGAAAACAAAAACACAGGGATTTACAGTCGAACAGCTGGAAACATGCTATGCTGCCGTACTGGAGCTAGTATGGGAGGCGAGATCGTCATGGGATAAAACAAGTGTCATTAAgcaaatagaaaaatatATAGGCATGTGA
- the HER2 gene encoding glutamyl-tRNA(Gln) amidotransferase subunit HER2 (Syntenic homolog of Saccharomyces cerevisiae YMR293C (HER2)) — MKRALERLRQLPRANERFNIFNSVNLSAAQQVMPSEKPLGNLVVGIKDNIVTKKLPTTCSSGVLAGYMSPYDATVVELLDEAGAVTAGKTNMDEFGMGSGGIHSFFGPTLNPAFPERPTVAGGSSSGSAAAVAAGVVDFALGTDTGGSVRMPAAYTSTVGFKPSYGRVSRHGVIAYAQSLDTVGIGARDVGLVRRVFEVLDRHDPKDPTSLPDELRQQAAALRREKKHLKIGIPAELLHGSVAAEIRERLLVVLDKLQAQGHELYPVSVPAVKNSLLVYYMLAPAEAASNLARYDGIRYGCRDEDLDMSDEVLFAPTRGKFGKEVKNRIVLGNYNLCSGAFKNNYMKAQKLRVELINQFDSIFAFENICTGNKPNPAGVDVLLSLTCMAPPPSLEAFTSKENKSPVNSYINDVFTVPMSLAGLPCISVPLAGMKGVGIQLTAQFADDYGLLDAAEDVMQEQLN, encoded by the coding sequence ATGAAAAGGGCACTAGAGAGACTGCGGCAGCTGCCAAGGGCTAATGAAAGATTTAACATCTTTAACAGCGTGAATCTGAGCGCTGCACAGCAGGTGATGCCCTCTGAGAAACCGTTGGGCAATCTTGTGGTGGGCATTAAAGATAACATCGTGACGAAAAAGTTGCCCACGACATGCTCTTCCGGGGTTCTGGCCGGATACATGTCGCCGTACGATGCCACGGTGGTGGAGCTGTTGGATGAGGCCGGGGCGGTGACAGCGGGGAAGACGAACATGGACGAGTTCGGAATGGGGTCTGGAGGCATCCACTCTTTCTTCGGGCCGACACTCAACCCTGCGTTCCCGGAGCGGCCCACGGTGGCAGGGGGGTCGTCATCGGGatctgcggcggcggtggctGCGGGCGTGGTGGACTTTGCGCTGGGCACAGACACTGGCGGGTCGGTACGGATGCCGGCGGCGTACACGTCGACGGTGGGGTTCAAGCCGAGCTACGGGCGGGTGTCGCGGCACGGCGTGATCGCGTACGCGCAGAGCCTGGACACGGTGGGGATCGGCGCGCGAGACGTCGGGCTGGTGCGGCGCGTGTTTGAGGTGTTGGACAGGCACGATCCCAAAGATCCGACGTCGCTACCAGACGAACTCcggcagcaggcggcggcTCTGCGGCGGGAGAAGAAGCACCTGAAGATCGGTATCCCCGCGGAGTTGTTGCATGGCAGCGTTGCTGCGGAGATACGGGAGCGGCTGTTGGTCGTGCTGGACAAGCTGCAAGCCCAGGGGCACGAGCTCTATCCTGTGTCTGTGCCGGCTGTGAAGAACTCTTTGCTTGTCTACTACATGCTTGCCCCTGCAGAGGCTGCTTCGAACCTTGCCAGGTACGACGGAATTCGGTACGGCTGTCGTGACGAGGATCTTGATATGAGCGATGAGGTGCTATTTGCACCCACCAGGGGCAAGTTTGGGAAGGAGGTCAAAAACCGGATTGTGCTTGGCAACTACAATCTGTGCTCCGGCGCATTTAAGAACAACTACATGAAGGCGCAGAAACTGAGAGTCGAGCTTATAAACCAGTTTGACTCGATATTTGCCTTTGAGAACATCTGCACCGGAAACAAACCTAATCCTGCTGGGGTGGATGTGCTGCTCTCGCTGACCTGCATGGCGCCACCACCTAGTCTCGAGGCCTTCACTAGCAAGGAGAACAAGAGTCCAGTCAACTCGTACATCAACGACGTCTTCACGGTGCCAATGTCCCTCGCTGGGCTTCCATGCATATCTGTTCCTCTTGCTGGAATGAAGGGAGTAGGTATCCAACTCACCGCACAGTTTGCCGATGACTACGGCTTACTCGATGCAGCCGAGGACGTCATGCAAGAACAATTGAACTAG
- the JNM1 gene encoding Jnm1p (Syntenic homolog of Saccharomyces cerevisiae YMR294W (JNM1)): MKVEVIDLSATQAQDPLDEEEPKEQEVFETSDNEGLVDEETDEARQDQEVVSDPVASQDEARTVFESTVVVSTGDFSGRIDRCADLCRTGRADESVDQRLARIGRELQEIELERGAEEYADEAQGLQEMYRALERERARELGRMQARLQLAPSEEGAVRLPRVTLDAGDCERIVELERKIASLEASVGQTSSTKSVVTCVNELFHKVSLLENNEPLLEKFETSMKRISKEYEESIIGRRATKDPALQKHITEDLKTTDTKVAEIYNSYNLLKKYAGVLPDLINRVQSLNTLHREVRDAATTVQDFDQNVAQLSAQADRWDTMLTEMEEKLDQHEASFEKNKETIFHWVSALEAKLDGQKGSSL; the protein is encoded by the coding sequence ATGAAAGTAGAAGTGATAGATCTCTCTGCGACCCAAGCGCAGGATCCTTTGGATGAGGAAGAGCCCAAGGAGCAGGAGGTCTTTGAGACGAGCGACAACGAAGGGCTCGTTGACGAGGAGACAGATGAGGCGAGGCAGGACCAGGAGGTGGTAAGCGATCCCGTGGCCTCTCAGGACGAGGCACGGACAGTGTTCGAGAGCACGGTGGTGGTTTCGACGGGTGACTTTTCGGGACGGATTGATCGGTGCGCGGATCTGTGCAGGACCGGCCGGGCCGACGAGAGCGTGGACCAGCGACTGGCGCGGATCGGGCGGGAGCTGCAGGAAATAGAGCTGGAACGGGGGGCAGAGGAGTACGCTGACGAGGCGCAGGGGTTGCAGGAGATGTACCGGGCgctggagcgcgagcgcgcgcgggaGCTGGGACGGATGCAGGcgcggctgcagctggcgccgTCGGAGGAGGGCGCGGTGCGCCTGCCGCGCGTGACGCTAGACGCGGGCGACTGCGAGCGGATTGTGGAGCTGGAGCGCAAGATTGCTAGCCTGGAGGCGTCTGTGGGTCAGACGAGCTCGACGAAGTCGGTGGTCACCTGTGTGAACGAGCTGTTCCACAAGGTAAGCCTGCTGGAGAACAACgagccgctgctggagaAGTTTGAGACCTCGATGAAGCGCATCAGCAAGGAGTACGAGGAATCCATCATTGGGCGCCGGGCGACCAAGGACCcggcgctgcagaagcATATCACGGAGGACCTCAAGACCACCGACACCAAGGTCGCGGAGATCTACAACTCATACAACCTGCTCAAGAAGTACGCGGGGGTGCTGCCTGATCTCATAAACCGCGTTCAGTCGCTGAACACATTGCATCGCGAGGTCCGGGACGCCGCCACGACCGTCCAAGATTTCGACCAGAACGTGGCCCAATTGTCCGCGCAGGCGGACAGGTGGGACACGATGCTTACGGAGATGGAGGAGAAGCTTGACCAGCATGAGGCTTCTTTTGAGAAGAACAAGGAGACCATCTTCCATTGGGTAAGCGCCCTGGAGGCCAAGCTCGATGGCCAGAAGGGATCATCACTATAA